One Citrus sinensis cultivar Valencia sweet orange chromosome 5, DVS_A1.0, whole genome shotgun sequence genomic window, TACGATATATATGAGAAATGCTAAACAAGGAGCCACTTCCTAGCTCATTTCCATTACTATTTTGGAGTTACAACAGCATGAACTTGCTGAGAAAGAGGAGAAGAATGAAAAAAGAGACAAATGGCTGAAATATCATCCATTGCAATTCCCTTCCTCTTGCGTTTCCATGCATGTACGGCACACTCAACCAGACGCTTAGCTGATTTTGCCCTGTTTGGCGTTGAAGATACAATTTGAATTGCTTCTTGATTAGAGATTACATCCCATACCTGAAGAattaaaccaataaaaattttcaacttattttctttaatctttacaaacaaaaataatttgaaaataattgtaatatcgTAATAATGCATTATGGATACCCCATCAGTTGCGAGCACAACAAACTGGTCTCTGCTGGTTATATGCCTTTGTGTCACTTCGGGCACAGAAATGAGTCCATAATCCTTGACACAATAATCACCAAAGGCTCTAGACATTGCCAGCCCCGGACATTCCTCATTCGGAAGCCAGACTCTGTGCACTCCTGGCTCGTCTTCTAAACAGAAGACCCGTCCCTTGCATTGAATTATCCGCTCAGCTTCATCTGCAAATACAATcaagaataatataaacaattcatgatttttatttttttttgtgttggagAGAGacagagtgtgtgtgtgtgtgtgtgagagagcgagagagagaTACAGACAAGGTAAGTTGGGCTTGAAATCGACTGTTAGCTGAACTGGAACCAAGCTTCCATCTTCTGAAGTGGTGGCTAATACAGCTCGTGAGTCGCCAACATTAGCAACCATTATGAATTCACCCTGGTGAAACAGAAATAACTAGCTCGTTAATTCTGATGAACATGTGCAAGATACAAGTGGCtggttaaaataatttccagTACCTGTCTGACAATTGTCAAAGCAGTTGTTCCGCTGTAGAATGAATCAATCTGTCGATGCTGCTCAAGCTCTTGATCAACAGCAGCACAAGTCTTAACATAAGAATGCTTCCATATGTTGAATCCATGAGTCTTTTTATCCGAATCCAAGTCAATATCTGGGAGAAGAGAAGCTTCAGCAAGAGTCTCCTGCCAATTACAAAGCAACGATGAAGGCATTGATTCCCGGACCTTTTTAGCCACAAAATGACCCCAAGGACCATGCCCATCAAATATCCCACAAAACATCATGTCTGCCTGACATCCAAATTCCTGCTCCAAAACAAAGAATGAGCAcatttttcaatcaaaattGAACCAAGAACCAAATATTGCTCACAGCTTGGCTATCAAAAGCAGCTTACGATTACATAATTATCAATGCCGCTTTCTATGATAACACTTCATTTGATAGCCAAGAAAAGCACAAGAGTAGCCATTTCCACATAATTTGGCTATCAAAAGCAGCTTACGATTACATAATTGTCAATGTCGCTTTCTATGATAACACTTCATTTGATAGCCAAGAAAAGCACAAGAGTAGCCATTTCCACATACCTCCCAGACAATTGCGCAATCTTGATTTACTCCTTTTTCGCCTCGCTTGGAGAAAACTGAGGCAAAGTTATTGGAACTATCAACATTTACAAAACCAGAAGACCTTAAAATCATTTCATTCCTTTTGGCTTCTTTAGCCATTGCTTCTGCAGCTCCTCTCCCAGCACAACTCTCAgaatttttcccttttctgaTTGAAAAGGACCTTGCCAATCCGTAAAACATGGAGGAGAAATGCCCCATTTCCTCAAATTCAATCCCCCCACACCAGAGTCAATGTTGGCTTCTTCTTTCCCTTTATGTAGACTCAAAATCTGCCtatttgaaaatgaagaataatCACACACAATCAAAATCTAGCTTAAAAGGAAATGCATTGAGATACCTAAGAAAAGAAGATTCCAATATTCTTCTTATTTCTAACAAATTCTTTATTAAGAACCAAACAGATAATCAAAGCATATCAAATACTTTATTAAGAATCAAACAGATAATTAAAACAGAAGTAAAAAGACATGATCCTACTCAGAAAGGCAAGAATCTTTCAATTTAATAGAGTAAAAACAAGAAACGGTGAATGtgaaacataattttataaaagttaaaaacaaaaagctatGAATCTGAAAGACATCACAGAGAATATTCATCATGACATGGAATTCCAATATCTCATGATCTAGAATTTTTAGCAAGCAAAcgaaaaaagttataaaataaacttagcAGCCCTATGCATTGTTTGCTTCCTGAGAAAAAAGTAGCatgacttttaaaaatttgtcttCTCATATTTTCTTCCATGTAACCAGCAACCAAACTTAAGGTGAcccttttgtttgtttcttaaGAAAACAAAGGAGGAAAAGGAGAAGCTCAACATAAGTCTTAGCTAAGCTCATCAAGAATCAAAACATTGCTCTATATTTTCAGCTACACAATCTTTGATTAccaaatcatttaaaaaaaaaaatcaaataaattttaacccACCTTTGAAgcaaatttagattttgagaatccaaaatataaatttattatgaaatgCAACTGTGAAACTTTCATTTTCTCCTTGTTTTTCTCCCAAAACTTGCTTGGAAGTTGGAAACCAAacaaagcaaagaaaaaagaaacttttttcactcaaaaaaaaaaaaacctatttTTCCCATTCATCACACATCAAACATTCCTTTCATTTCCCTTATTTTCTTGTCAACTTTCTCAGAAACCAAACAACATGCCCTTTGACCCTTTATCCAACactcaaacaaaaacaaactcAAAAAAAGCATATGCATGAAAGACCTTTGATGGAGAAACAAACAATATCAGATAGCCGGGCTCTGAACCAATAGCCGGAAAGCTGACGTCAGCCGCCGGAGTCCGAAGCAATCCCGGTGATCCCTTATTGAGCTGAGAATTCTAGAGAAAAAATCTTGAGATGGATTATTGCTGCAATAATCCATAATGAAAAAGAGCTTTTGTTGCCTTGTGTTCCTCTCCTTTTCACTgtggagaagaaaacaaaggcGCAActcttttgttgttgttgtcgtTGTCGTTGTTTTCATACATCTTACACGTACATACAAAAGcactttgtttatttaatttgcttctCCTTTGAACTGCTTTTCAACTAAATGTGCTTTTAGTTTGTGGTTACAAAGCTTCTTGTAATCTTGTTAGTTATTTGTATACTCCGTGCTCATACTTTCCATTTTATAACATGTTAGTTATACAACGattgtctatatatatatatatatatatatatatatttcaagagctatattacaattttaaagCACCATTTTTGACCATGTGTTCTTGAAAATGATGAGTTGAAAAATAGTTACCAATTGCAGACTTATTGGACTCTTGATAGCTCCAATTTTATAGGATTATTAGCATGTTAATGAGCTTGCATTATATATAGAACTttggttttattaattaaatagtatttaaaTCTTGAGATTGGTATATCAACTAATTAGTTAATCATCATCTACGTTCTTGATAaaacgaataaaaaattaagaaatacaTAGATGCCTTTTGTTGGCCAAACATGATCACTtggattaatattttaaatcaaatagaATGTCTACCTCTACCATATGATTTGTTCCAAagggtttttctttttttaatttaatgttttgCGTATTTTTcaatgtatattttatagtaACAAATTTTGTGCCAAAAAAATGTGTACCATACACATGGCAAATTATAAGCCAGGtgcttcttttattaattctagcaccgtcaaaattcaaattgattaaaataatgaatgtGATAACAATTATTTGTTAATGGAATATGAGTGATAATTTAGATAGGGTCAATGGGAGGAGTCAATTAGGGTAGCCAATCATAAGAAGCCACCAAgtgaataaattaagaagaaacAAGTAGAAAATGTTCCTTGAGTTTGCATCATATAATACCTAAAATTCTCTCACATGACTAAGCTTGTTGACCATGTTTATgccaaatttataaattcaagTATAATTTTCTCTGGCTAATTTCatgacaagaaatttttttttttttttttttgaggaaTTGCCTTTAGAAAATAAGTTAAcaatatttttcctaattttttaCGATAAAAAGCTGATGATTTAAAGCATTCTATATGAAAGTAGTTTAAGAATTACcacattttattgatatacaTTATGTGAGAAATGGGTTTTGGAGTTTAcccaataattgaaaaatatctcTACAGAACTTACGCtatttatataacaaaatCTTGTCAAAATTGGAGGTTTTGAGGATAACACATGGATCTCTTTATTCATGACCAAAAGGAATCAAAGACAAATTGATGCCTCTTGGACCAAAAGGCAAATGCAAATATCAATTCAAGGAAAGCTGGGTGTCAATAACAAATCGTTGAATccagaaacaaaattttgcaCGTGAGTAATATTATTCTTACCACACATGCAAAGattgaaaagattaaaaaaaaagaagaagaaatattgtGGGGTTTTCACTTCTAACGAAGCCTTTGTCTTTTATTAGGAAGTTCTATCCACTCTTAATAAAGCAATATCTTCTAAATTTCCATAAATATGTAGTATCGTGTTCTTTCTATATCTACGCAATTGGGTGAAAAAATGGTAGAGAAGATTGAAGAAAGAAGTTCCGTGCAAAAGTAATGAACCAAGAGGCACTTTTGTACTTGGTGCTCTCTCAAACGAAAtcatttatgaattatgagtACGTATATTAGGCCGCTTCTAGtatatattctttatttattaaattaatatcacaCTCTAGTGTGATTGACCTAGAGGTACTTATAacaagaatataaataatagtttaaatAATGTACAAATGGAgaactcaaaattttgatttgtctaaaacaattttacttatttttggCATCAAACTATAAGCTTATCGATATTATAATTACAGCCACTGAATATTACAACGATCGACAATTGGAacattgtaataaaattatttcttgttATTTAGTGTCTGCAAATACACCCATGACATAGtagaggtaaaaaaaaaaagcctatatataataaagttagaaagaaaggaaatggaaaattaGGAAGTGATAAAACCCAAACCAAAATTGACAAAGATCTTATGAATGTTACTCCCACGGTACATTTTAAGAAAAGTGGTGGCGGTGATGGTGGAGGGGTTAAAATCGGGTGGGTCCGATGCCCACCAAAAGAATACGACGGGCAATGACCAATCACTATTGATTTCACTTGGACCGAGTCAGATGATCTCACAGACTCCTTCTTTTGGGTTGATGAGGTGGGACCTCCTGGTGGCTGTCGGTAACAATTATTTCCCTTTACGAGATTGTTTTCAGAGTTGGCGACGCCTGTACCTTTCCCTGTAAACACCTTACACGTGGCCGGCCTACAAATAATCACACGCGTAATTACATTTCTCTTCCaaattctataattaaaaCTCTAATGGAGGATGCACTCGAAAGAATCCAATGTGTACGTGTGTagacataattaataacaaaaaccaCCCAATCCAACGGATATAATGAATGATACGAGGAGCCGAGGACGTGGCGACCCTGAAAAAATGCAAACAGTAACAGCAACGCATGTGATGCACAGAATTGCAACAGCCCACCTTCAGACCCCATGATGGAGTCGGTGGGAAAAACAAATGGAGCGACCGATCGATTACATGGGGGCCACGGGATGATCAGGAGGGGACCAGCGGCCCAGGAACCATTAATGCATCCTAGAATTTAACGAATAAGGAGCTAACCACGTAACACCGAACAATCACAT contains:
- the LOC102607417 gene encoding probable protein phosphatase 2C 34, which codes for MGHFSSMFYGLARSFSIRKGKNSESCAGRGAAEAMAKEAKRNEMILRSSGFVNVDSSNNFASVFSKRGEKGVNQDCAIVWEEFGCQADMMFCGIFDGHGPWGHFVAKKVRESMPSSLLCNWQETLAEASLLPDIDLDSDKKTHGFNIWKHSYVKTCAAVDQELEQHRQIDSFYSGTTALTIVRQGEFIMVANVGDSRAVLATTSEDGSLVPVQLTVDFKPNLPYEAERIIQCKGRVFCLEDEPGVHRVWLPNEECPGLAMSRAFGDYCVKDYGLISVPEVTQRHITSRDQFVVLATDGVWDVISNQEAIQIVSSTPNRAKSAKRLVECAVHAWKRKRKGIAMDDISAICLFFHSSPLSQQVHAVVTPK